One window of the Methanocaldococcus vulcanius M7 genome contains the following:
- a CDS encoding acetolactate synthase large subunit, whose product MKGAEAIIKALEAEGVKIIFGYPGGAMLPFYDALYDSDLIHILTRHEQAAAHAADGFARASGEAGVCVSTSGPGATNLVTGIATAYADSSPVIALTGQVPTKLIGNDAFQEIDALGLFMPITKHNFQIKRPEEIPETFRSAFEIATTGRPGPVHIDIPKDVQEGEIDIEKYPIPAKVDLPGYKPKTVGHPLQIKKASKLIAEAERPVILAGGGVIISGASEELLRLAEFVKVPVCTTLMGKGSFPEDHPLSLGMVGMHGTKVANYAITECDVLIAIGCRFSDRVTGDIRHFAPEAKIIHIDIDPAEIGKNVRADVPIVGDAKNVLRDLLSALISREIKSKEPWLERIYQLKKISIPTMDFDEKPIKPQRFVKDLMEVLNEIDPRLKNTIITTDVGQNQMWMAHFFKTKMPRSFLASGGLGTMGFGFPAAIGAKVAKPYANVISITGDGGFLMNSQELATISEYDIPVVICIFDNRTLGMVYQWQNLYYGQRQSEVHLGESPDFVKLAESYGVRADRIINPDEIKEKLKDAILSGEPYLLDIIIDPAEALPMVPPGGKLTNIVQPIRVEPKVKKSVFEEIKKTRETASIKEF is encoded by the coding sequence ATGAAAGGAGCTGAAGCAATTATAAAGGCATTAGAAGCAGAAGGAGTCAAGATTATATTCGGTTATCCCGGGGGGGCAATGCTTCCCTTCTACGATGCATTATACGACAGCGATCTCATTCACATACTAACAAGGCATGAGCAGGCAGCAGCACATGCAGCAGATGGATTTGCAAGAGCGAGCGGAGAAGCAGGAGTTTGCGTCTCTACATCTGGCCCAGGAGCTACAAACTTAGTTACTGGAATAGCAACCGCTTATGCTGACTCTTCCCCAGTTATTGCCTTGACAGGGCAAGTTCCCACCAAATTAATTGGAAATGATGCATTTCAAGAAATCGATGCTCTCGGTTTATTTATGCCAATAACAAAACACAACTTTCAAATAAAAAGACCTGAAGAAATTCCAGAAACATTTAGATCTGCATTCGAAATTGCAACAACCGGTAGACCCGGCCCTGTTCACATAGACATACCAAAAGACGTTCAGGAGGGAGAGATCGATATTGAAAAATATCCAATCCCTGCAAAAGTAGATCTTCCTGGCTATAAACCCAAAACAGTAGGGCATCCTTTGCAAATAAAAAAAGCTTCAAAATTAATTGCCGAGGCAGAGAGGCCAGTTATTTTGGCAGGAGGAGGAGTGATAATTAGCGGAGCTTCAGAGGAGCTGTTAAGATTGGCTGAATTTGTAAAAGTACCTGTGTGCACCACCCTTATGGGTAAAGGAAGTTTTCCAGAAGATCATCCCCTCTCTCTTGGAATGGTAGGAATGCATGGAACAAAAGTGGCAAACTATGCCATTACAGAGTGTGATGTTTTAATAGCAATCGGTTGTAGATTTTCAGATAGAGTTACGGGAGATATAAGGCATTTTGCTCCAGAAGCAAAAATAATTCATATAGACATAGATCCTGCAGAGATTGGTAAGAACGTTAGAGCCGATGTTCCAATTGTTGGAGATGCGAAAAATGTTTTAAGGGACTTATTATCTGCCTTAATTTCAAGAGAGATAAAAAGTAAAGAACCATGGTTAGAGAGAATTTATCAATTAAAAAAGATTTCAATCCCAACAATGGATTTCGATGAAAAGCCGATAAAACCGCAGAGATTTGTTAAGGATCTAATGGAGGTTTTAAACGAGATCGATCCGAGATTAAAAAACACTATTATAACCACAGATGTTGGACAAAATCAGATGTGGATGGCACATTTCTTTAAAACAAAGATGCCAAGAAGTTTCTTAGCTTCTGGTGGTTTGGGAACCATGGGCTTTGGTTTTCCTGCAGCAATTGGAGCGAAGGTTGCTAAACCTTATGCTAACGTTATATCCATTACAGGAGATGGGGGCTTTCTAATGAATTCTCAGGAGTTAGCAACAATTAGCGAATATGATATTCCTGTTGTTATCTGCATCTTTGATAACAGAACTTTGGGAATGGTTTATCAATGGCAGAATCTATATTATGGGCAGAGGCAGAGTGAAGTGCATTTAGGGGAGAGTCCTGATTTTGTTAAACTGGCTGAAAGTTATGGTGTTAGAGCAGATAGAATCATAAATCCAGATGAGATTAAAGAGAAATTAAAAGATGCGATATTAAGCGGAGAGCCGTATCTTTTAGACATAATCATAGACCCTGCTGAGGCATTGCCAATGGTTCCCCCTGGTGGAAAGTTAACAAACATAGTTCAGCCGATTAGGGTTGAACCAAAAGTTAAAAAATCAGTGTTTGAAGAAATTAAAAAAACAAGAGAAACTGCTTCAATTAAAGAGTTTTAA
- the trxR gene encoding F420-dependent thioredoxin reductase, which yields MIYDTIIIGAGPGGLTAGIYAMRGKINALCIEKENAGGRIAEAGIVENYPGFEEIRGYELAEKFKNHAEKFKLPIVYDEVVKVETDKKPFKIITKNSTYLTKTIVIATGTKPKKLNLNEDEFAGRGVSYCTMCDAFFYLNKDVIVIGRDTPAVMSAINLKDIAKKIILITDKQELKVAEPIMLDKLKEADNIEIIYNAKPLEIVGKDRAEGIKIAINGEEKVIKADGIFISLGHVPNTEFLENSGIELDKRGFIKTDKNCKTNIDGIYAVGDVRGGVMQVAKAVGDGCVAMANIIKEIQKGI from the coding sequence ATGATATATGATACGATTATTATAGGAGCAGGGCCGGGAGGATTAACTGCTGGAATATACGCAATGAGAGGAAAAATTAACGCATTATGTATTGAAAAAGAAAATGCAGGAGGAAGAATTGCTGAGGCAGGCATAGTGGAAAATTATCCTGGATTTGAAGAGATAAGGGGCTATGAACTTGCTGAAAAATTTAAAAATCATGCTGAAAAATTTAAACTTCCAATAGTATATGATGAAGTTGTAAAGGTAGAAACAGATAAAAAACCATTCAAGATTATAACAAAAAATTCCACATATTTAACAAAGACGATCGTTATTGCTACTGGAACAAAACCCAAAAAACTCAATCTCAATGAGGATGAGTTTGCAGGTAGGGGAGTTAGTTATTGCACAATGTGTGATGCGTTCTTTTATTTAAATAAGGATGTTATTGTTATTGGAAGAGACACTCCAGCGGTGATGAGTGCAATAAATTTAAAAGATATTGCCAAAAAGATCATATTAATAACTGACAAACAGGAACTAAAAGTTGCAGAGCCGATAATGCTTGATAAACTAAAAGAAGCAGATAACATTGAAATAATTTATAACGCAAAACCGTTAGAAATCGTTGGAAAAGATCGGGCAGAAGGAATAAAAATAGCAATTAACGGAGAAGAGAAAGTTATAAAAGCAGATGGTATATTTATCAGCTTGGGGCATGTTCCAAACACTGAATTTTTGGAAAATAGTGGAATAGAACTGGATAAAAGAGGGTTTATTAAAACTGACAAAAATTGTAAAACAAACATTGACGGAATATATGCAGTTGGAGATGTTAGAGGAGGTGTGATGCAAGTAGCAAAAGCCGTGGGAGATGGATGTGTGGCTATGGCCAATATAATAAAGGAAATACAAAAAGGTATTTAA
- a CDS encoding CBS domain-containing protein: protein MLSKYLVRDVMKKGVVEVNLDAKLSEIIKTMAKYDISSVVVSDGETFWGIITDTDVMKHYHNLEKTAEEIMTTNPITVSPEAPLEKAVEIMAERGIHHLYVRSPCEEKIVGVLSSKDVIKLFSDILEKVE, encoded by the coding sequence ATGTTATCAAAATACCTTGTTAGGGATGTAATGAAAAAGGGAGTTGTAGAGGTTAATTTAGATGCTAAATTAAGTGAGATTATTAAAACTATGGCAAAATATGATATTTCATCTGTTGTGGTTTCTGATGGAGAGACGTTTTGGGGCATAATAACTGATACTGACGTGATGAAACACTATCATAACTTGGAAAAAACGGCTGAGGAGATAATGACCACCAACCCAATAACTGTTAGTCCAGAGGCACCATTAGAAAAAGCTGTTGAAATTATGGCTGAAAGAGGAATACATCATTTATATGTAAGATCTCCATGTGAGGAAAAAATAGTTGGAGTTTTAAGTTCTAAGGATGTGATAAAGCTATTTTCAGATATACTTGAAAAAGTTGAGTAA
- the radA gene encoding DNA repair and recombination protein RadA produces MDDLTQLPGVGPTTAEKLKEAGYTDFMKIATASIGELTDIEGISEKAAAKIIEAARKLCNLGFKSGNEILTQRKNIWKLSTGSKNLDEILGGGLESQSITEFAGMFGSGKTQIAHQACVNLQCPDKIIADDSIKEEVLNEPKAVYIDTEGTFRPERIIQMAEALGLDGQDVLKNIFVARAYNSDMQMLYAENVENLIREGHNVKLVIIDSLTSTFRTEYVGRGKLAERQQKLGRHMAMLNKLADLYNCVVIVTNQVAARPDALFGPSEQAIGGHIVGHAATFRIFLRKAKGDKRVAKLYDSPHLPDAEAMFRITEKGIHD; encoded by the coding sequence ATGGATGATCTAACTCAACTCCCAGGAGTAGGACCTACAACTGCCGAAAAATTAAAAGAAGCAGGTTATACTGATTTTATGAAAATTGCTACTGCTTCAATTGGAGAACTTACCGATATTGAAGGGATAAGTGAAAAAGCAGCAGCAAAAATTATAGAAGCTGCGAGAAAACTGTGTAATTTAGGATTTAAAAGTGGAAACGAGATTTTAACTCAGAGAAAAAACATATGGAAACTTTCCACAGGAAGCAAAAACTTGGATGAAATCTTAGGAGGGGGCTTAGAGAGCCAATCGATTACGGAATTTGCAGGAATGTTTGGTTCTGGAAAGACACAAATAGCTCACCAAGCATGTGTTAATTTACAATGTCCAGATAAGATAATTGCAGATGATTCAATAAAAGAAGAGGTCTTAAATGAACCAAAAGCAGTTTATATCGATACAGAAGGAACTTTTAGGCCAGAGAGAATAATTCAAATGGCAGAAGCATTGGGATTGGATGGACAAGATGTCTTAAAAAATATATTTGTTGCAAGAGCTTATAACTCAGATATGCAGATGCTTTATGCTGAGAATGTTGAAAATCTAATAAGAGAGGGGCATAATGTAAAATTAGTTATTATCGACTCTCTTACATCAACATTTAGAACCGAATATGTCGGAAGAGGAAAATTAGCAGAGAGACAGCAAAAACTTGGTAGACACATGGCAATGCTTAATAAGTTAGCCGATCTATACAACTGTGTTGTTATAGTGACAAACCAAGTTGCAGCAAGGCCTGATGCGTTATTTGGGCCATCAGAGCAGGCAATAGGTGGGCATATTGTTGGGCATGCGGCAACATTTAGAATATTTTTAAGAAAAGCAAAAGGAGATAAAAGAGTTGCTAAACTTTATGACTCTCCACACTTGCCAGATGCTGAGGCAATGTTCAGAATAACCGAAAAAGGAATACACGATTAA